The proteins below are encoded in one region of Alkaliphilus flagellatus:
- a CDS encoding penicillin-binding transpeptidase domain-containing protein encodes MFLKKFKDRYNVIILIFTIIVAIIILRLATLMIVKGQDYREEAENRIFKNIPLSAPRGEIRDKYGRLLAGNRPSFTVQIMRNEVDSNKINQVSLDLVNILEKNDDKYTDEFPIVITETGEYTFTYDIDLASWKETYGLVGVKDGEEAFKILKERYGIEVEDPYEAQLKLLEIPDLTVPISIKEATRWRYTDELKKEDWLKSYGFKDLDISAIDAFNKIKKNYEIPDDYSFEDARKIMVIRQQIRSSGYLQYNPVKIAQDISPRSVAQIEENILDLPGISVVIESIRYYPEGELAAHLIGSLGKIAQQHEIDKYIKELKYLPGDIIGKTGLEHKFEEVLKGQDGYQKVIVDSRGRLVEVLERKDPIPGDTLYLSMDINLQKRTEEVLEEVLKAIQTGGTYETKWGKSNFLGTSGIRANAKSGAVVVTDVKTGDVLALASYPSYDPNLFATGISTADWQSLMPENERDLLAPRPLLNMALSTAVQPGSTFKMLVGLAGLEQGLSPNYKILDKGYIKVGGHSFGNWLWNQNRRTMGYQNLAEAIRDSNNYYFYSLANGYDYGAGKPLPIKMSPEILIDYTKRFGLNDRTGIEIDIPREKSGGVPSIERKLTTVKAMLNNYLNRQMKLEDLDPNKVTPNADNLETIIQEIVSWADENPSRGTVEKRMIELGVKKEKASIYTDVAKYNYFNQAKWSVADTMNFSIGQGEHSYTPIQMANFMAMLANDGYKYKVSVVDKIKSIENGNIEEYPTELIERIKLNDYNNLNEIRRGMHEVTATGSVRSHFNNFPVDVAAKTGTAQKSGKIPPVDEVEYLKTHLSKFGVSLQQVEARMLELKSKNKDSAKYMDDAFVMREAIKQLNPKIRDKDIDQFKPNYDNYTWFTGFAPYDNPQIAISILIPQGGSGGYGAPIFREIVAEYMGLNATDDNENLNIENRLLK; translated from the coding sequence ATGTTTTTAAAAAAATTTAAAGATCGTTATAATGTAATTATTTTGATTTTCACTATTATTGTTGCTATTATAATTTTAAGATTAGCAACTTTAATGATAGTAAAAGGACAAGATTATCGTGAAGAGGCAGAAAATAGAATTTTTAAAAACATTCCTTTAAGTGCTCCTAGGGGCGAAATTAGGGATAAATATGGTAGATTATTGGCTGGGAATAGGCCTAGTTTTACTGTGCAAATTATGAGAAATGAAGTAGATAGTAATAAAATAAATCAGGTGTCATTGGATTTAGTAAATATATTAGAGAAAAATGATGATAAATATACAGATGAATTTCCAATTGTAATAACAGAAACTGGGGAGTATACCTTTACTTATGATATAGATTTAGCTAGTTGGAAGGAAACTTATGGGTTGGTAGGAGTTAAAGACGGAGAAGAAGCTTTCAAAATTTTAAAGGAAAGATATGGTATTGAGGTAGAGGATCCTTATGAAGCACAACTAAAACTCCTAGAAATTCCAGATTTAACTGTACCTATATCTATAAAAGAGGCAACTAGATGGAGGTATACAGATGAATTAAAAAAAGAAGATTGGCTTAAAAGTTATGGATTTAAAGATTTAGATATAAGTGCTATAGATGCATTTAATAAGATTAAGAAAAATTATGAAATACCTGATGATTATTCTTTTGAAGATGCAAGAAAAATTATGGTTATTCGCCAACAAATAAGAAGTAGTGGGTACTTGCAGTATAACCCTGTAAAGATAGCTCAAGATATTTCACCACGTTCTGTGGCACAAATTGAAGAGAATATTTTAGATTTACCAGGGATAAGTGTAGTAATTGAGTCAATTAGATATTATCCTGAAGGAGAATTGGCCGCTCATTTAATAGGGTCTTTAGGGAAGATTGCTCAACAACATGAAATAGACAAATATATTAAAGAATTAAAGTATTTACCGGGAGATATTATAGGGAAAACAGGCCTTGAGCATAAATTTGAAGAAGTATTAAAAGGACAAGATGGTTACCAAAAAGTAATTGTAGATTCTAGAGGAAGACTTGTTGAAGTTTTAGAAAGAAAGGACCCAATTCCTGGAGACACCTTATACTTATCAATGGATATTAACTTGCAAAAAAGAACAGAAGAAGTTCTAGAAGAAGTTCTAAAAGCAATTCAAACTGGAGGAACTTATGAAACTAAGTGGGGGAAAAGCAACTTTTTAGGTACAAGTGGAATTAGAGCAAATGCTAAGTCGGGTGCTGTTGTAGTAACAGATGTTAAAACTGGTGATGTTCTAGCCCTAGCAAGTTATCCATCTTATGATCCCAATCTTTTTGCTACAGGCATAAGTACAGCAGATTGGCAAAGCTTAATGCCAGAAAATGAAAGAGATCTTTTAGCCCCTAGGCCTTTATTAAATATGGCTTTAAGTACAGCAGTACAGCCTGGTTCTACTTTTAAAATGCTTGTTGGCTTAGCAGGCTTGGAGCAAGGACTTAGTCCTAATTATAAAATTTTAGACAAAGGATATATTAAGGTTGGAGGACACTCATTCGGTAACTGGCTATGGAACCAAAATAGAAGAACCATGGGCTATCAAAATTTAGCAGAGGCTATTAGAGATTCTAATAACTATTATTTTTACTCTTTAGCTAATGGATATGATTATGGTGCTGGAAAACCTCTTCCAATTAAAATGAGTCCAGAAATATTAATTGACTATACTAAAAGATTTGGACTAAATGATCGTACAGGTATAGAAATTGATATACCAAGGGAAAAATCTGGTGGAGTTCCTAGTATTGAAAGAAAATTAACAACAGTTAAGGCTATGCTTAATAACTATTTAAATAGACAAATGAAATTAGAAGATTTAGACCCAAATAAAGTTACACCGAATGCTGATAATCTAGAAACAATTATACAAGAAATTGTAAGTTGGGCAGATGAAAATCCATCCAGAGGAACTGTTGAGAAAAGGATGATTGAGTTAGGAGTAAAAAAAGAAAAAGCTAGTATATACACAGATGTTGCAAAGTATAATTATTTTAACCAAGCAAAATGGAGTGTAGCTGATACTATGAACTTTTCCATTGGGCAAGGAGAACATTCATACACACCTATTCAAATGGCAAATTTTATGGCCATGCTGGCTAATGATGGGTATAAATACAAAGTAAGTGTTGTTGATAAAATTAAATCAATTGAGAATGGAAATATTGAAGAGTATCCTACTGAGCTAATAGAAAGAATTAAATTAAATGATTACAACAACTTAAATGAAATAAGACGTGGAATGCATGAAGTTACAGCAACAGGCTCAGTCAGATCCCATTTTAATAATTTTCCAGTTGATGTTGCTGCTAAAACAGGTACTGCTCAAAAATCTGGTAAGATTCCACCAGTGGATGAAGTTGAATATTTAAAAACTCATCTATCAAAATTTGGTGTTTCTTTGCAGCAGGTAGAGGCAAGAATGCTTGAACTAAAGAGCAAAAATAAAGATAGTGCCAAATATATGGACGATGCTTTTGTTATGAGAGAGGCTATTAAGCAACTAAATCCTAAAATTAGAGATAAAGATATTGATCAATTTAAACCTAATTATGATAACTACACTTGGTTTACTGGATTTGCTCCTTATGATAATCCTCAAATTGCAATTTCAATTCTTATTCCACAAGGTGGTTCAGGAGGATACGGTGCTCCTATTTTTAGAGAGATTGTAGCAGAATATATGGGTTTAAATGCAACTGATGATAATGAGAATCTTAATATTGAAAACAGGTTGCTTAAATAA